A DNA window from Camelina sativa cultivar DH55 chromosome 13, Cs, whole genome shotgun sequence contains the following coding sequences:
- the LOC104737552 gene encoding endoglucanase 17 isoform X2, with protein sequence MALLLFSSSSKAFRVTIFLSFFFFLCNGFSSYSASSFYATHHHRHHLAKHNYKDALTKSILFFEGQRSGKLPPNQRMTWRKDSGLSDGSALHVDLVGGYYDAGDNIKFGFPMAFTTTMLSWSVIEFGGLMKSELQNAKTAIRWATDYLLKATSHPDTIYVQVGDANKDHSCWERPEDMDTVRSVFKVDKNTPGSDVAAETAAALAAAAIVFRKSDPSYSKVLLKRAISVFAFADRYRGTYSAGLKPDVCPFYCSYSGYQDELLWGAAWLQKATKNLKYLNYIKTNGQILGAAEYDNTFGWDNKHAGARILLTKAFLVQNVKTLHEYKGHADNFICSVIPGAPFSSTQYTPGGLLFKMADANMQYVTSTSFLLLTYAKYLTSAKTVVHCGGSVYTPGRLRSIAKRQVDYLLGDNPLRMSYMVGYGPKFPRRIHHRGSSLPCVASHPAKIQCHQGFAIMNSQSPNPNFLVGAVVGGPDQHDRFPDKRSDYEQSEPATYINAPLVGALSYFAHAYGQL encoded by the exons ATGgctcttcttctgttttcttcttcttccaaagctTTCAGAGTCAccattttcctctctttcttcttctttctctgcaaTGGCTTCTCCTCctactctgcttcttctttttacgCCACCCATCACCATCGTCACCACTTGGCCAAACACAACTACAAAGACGCTCTCACCAAATCAATCCTGTTCTTTGAAGGCCAAAGGTCTGGGAAACTTCCTCCTAACCAGAGAATGACTTGGAGAAAAGACTCTGGTCTCTCTGATGGCTCTGCTCTTCAT gTGGACCTGGTTGGAGGATACTATGATGCAGGAGACAATATCAAGTTTGGATTCCCAATGGCATTCACAACCACAATGCTGTCATGGAGTGTAATTGAATTCGGTGGTCTCATGAAATCTGAACTACAAAACGCTAAAACAGCGATTCGTTGGGCTACTGATTACCTCCTCAAAGCCACTTCACATCCTGACACCATTTATGTTCAAGTTGGTGATGCTAACAAAGACCATTCTTGCTGGGAAAGACCAGAAGACATGGATACTGTGAGAAGCGTGTTTAAAGTTGACAAGAACACTCCTGGTTCTGATGTCGCCGCTGAAACCGCAGCAGCTCTAGCCGCAGCCGCTATTGTATTCAGGAAATCTGATCCTTCCTACTCCAAAGTTCTCCTTAAACGAGCCATCAGTGTCTTTGCATTTGCAGACAGATACAGAGGAACTTACAGTGCAGGGTTGAAACCTGACGTTTGTCCATTTTATTGCTCTTACTCTGGTTATCAG gatgaGTTGTTGTGGGGAGCTGCTTGGTTACAGAAAGCTACAAAGAAtcttaaatatttgaattacataaaaacTAATGGACAAATCCTTGGAGCTGCTGAGTATGACAACACTTTTGGTTGGGATAACAAGCATGCTGGTGCCAGAATTCTTCTTACAAAG GCATTTTTGGTTCAGAATGTGAAGACACTACATGAGTACAAAGGTCATGCTGATAATTTCATCTGCTCTGTTATTCCTGGAGCTCCTTTCTCTTCTACTCAGTATACCCCAG GTGGATTATTATTTAAGATGGCAGACGCCAACATGCAATACGTGACGTCAACATCGTTCTTGCTCTTAACCTATGCTAAATACTTAACCTCCGCCAAAACCGTCGTCCATTGCGGTGGCTCCGTCTACACTCCTGGCCGCCTCCGCTCCATCGCCAAGAGACAG gtGGATTATTTACTTGGAGACAACCCATTAAGAATGTCTTACATGGTTGGTTACGGTCCGAAATTCCCACGTCGAATCCACCACCGAGGCTCATCTTTACCTTGCGTTGCAAGCCACCCGGCCAAGATCCAATGCCACCAAGGGTTCGCAATCATGAACTCTCAATCTCCGAACCCTAATTTCCTTGTTGGTGCAGTCGTTGGTGGTCCGGA CCAGCATGATCGCTTCCCGGACAAACGATCTGATTACGAGCAGTCCGAGCCGGCTACTTACATCAATGCACCACTAGTTGGAGCTCTTTCCTACTTTGCTCATGCTTATGGTCAACTCTAG
- the LOC104737552 gene encoding endoglucanase 17 isoform X1, which produces MALLLFSSSSKAFRVTIFLSFFFFLCNGFSSYSASSFYATHHHRHHLAKHNYKDALTKSILFFEGQRSGKLPPNQRMTWRKDSGLSDGSALHVDLVGGYYDAGDNIKFGFPMAFTTTMLSWSVIEFGGLMKSELQNAKTAIRWATDYLLKATSHPDTIYVQVGDANKDHSCWERPEDMDTVRSVFKVDKNTPGSDVAAETAAALAAAAIVFRKSDPSYSKVLLKRAISVFAFADRYRGTYSAGLKPDVCPFYCSYSGYQDELLWGAAWLQKATKNLKYLNYIKTNGQILGAAEYDNTFGWDNKHAGARILLTKAFLVQNVKTLHEYKGHADNFICSVIPGAPFSSTQYTPGGLLFKMADANMQYVTSTSFLLLTYAKYLTSAKTVVHCGGSVYTPGRLRSIAKRQVDYLLGDNPLRMSYMVGYGPKFPRRIHHRGSSLPCVASHPAKIQCHQGFAIMNSQSPNPNFLVGAVVGGPDQHDRFPDKRSDYEQSEPATYINAPLVGALSYFAHAYGQL; this is translated from the exons ATGgctcttcttctgttttcttcttcttccaaagctTTCAGAGTCAccattttcctctctttcttcttctttctctgcaaTGGCTTCTCCTCctactctgcttcttctttttacgCCACCCATCACCATCGTCACCACTTGGCCAAACACAACTACAAAGACGCTCTCACCAAATCAATCCTGTTCTTTGAAGGCCAAAGGTCTGGGAAACTTCCTCCTAACCAGAGAATGACTTGGAGAAAAGACTCTGGTCTCTCTGATGGCTCTGCTCTTCAT gTGGACCTGGTTGGAGGATACTATGATGCAGGAGACAATATCAAGTTTGGATTCCCAATGGCATTCACAACCACAATGCTGTCATGGAGTGTAATTGAATTCGGTGGTCTCATGAAATCTGAACTACAAAACGCTAAAACAGCGATTCGTTGGGCTACTGATTACCTCCTCAAAGCCACTTCACATCCTGACACCATTTATGTTCAAGTTGGTGATGCTAACAAAGACCATTCTTGCTGGGAAAGACCAGAAGACATGGATACTGTGAGAAGCGTGTTTAAAGTTGACAAGAACACTCCTGGTTCTGATGTCGCCGCTGAAACCGCAGCAGCTCTAGCCGCAGCCGCTATTGTATTCAGGAAATCTGATCCTTCCTACTCCAAAGTTCTCCTTAAACGAGCCATCAGTGTCTTTGCATTTGCAGACAGATACAGAGGAACTTACAGTGCAGGGTTGAAACCTGACGTTTGTCCATTTTATTGCTCTTACTCTGGTTATCAG gatgaGTTGTTGTGGGGAGCTGCTTGGTTACAGAAAGCTACAAAGAAtcttaaatatttgaattacataaaaacTAATGGACAAATCCTTGGAGCTGCTGAGTATGACAACACTTTTGGTTGGGATAACAAGCATGCTGGTGCCAGAATTCTTCTTACAAAG GCATTTTTGGTTCAGAATGTGAAGACACTACATGAGTACAAAGGTCATGCTGATAATTTCATCTGCTCTGTTATTCCTGGAGCTCCTTTCTCTTCTACTCAGTATACCCCAG GTGGATTATTATTTAAGATGGCAGACGCCAACATGCAATACGTGACGTCAACATCGTTCTTGCTCTTAACCTATGCTAAATACTTAACCTCCGCCAAAACCGTCGTCCATTGCGGTGGCTCCGTCTACACTCCTGGCCGCCTCCGCTCCATCGCCAAGAGACAG gtGGATTATTTACTTGGAGACAACCCATTAAGAATGTCTTACATGGTTGGTTACGGTCCGAAATTCCCACGTCGAATCCACCACCGAGGCTCATCTTTACCTTGCGTTGCAAGCCACCCGGCCAAGATCCAATGCCACCAAGGGTTCGCAATCATGAACTCTCAATCTCCGAACCCTAATTTCCTTGTTGGTGCAGTCGTTGGTGGTCCGGACCAGCATGATCGCTTCCCGGACAAACGATCTGATTACGAGCAGTCCGAACCGGCTACTTACATCAATGCACCACTAGTTGGAGCTCTTTCCTACTTTGCTCATGCTTATGGTCAACTCTAG
- the LOC104737551 gene encoding probable pectinesterase/pectinesterase inhibitor 39 isoform X2, protein MNNPIRNKPKHLFFNLLPLTYHLIFLSAVVSSHSASYTTHKTQHLTGTKVTPELVIATLNQTILKVSVASSSFSDLQNRFGPNLSSRERCALEDCLGLLDDTISDLQAALSNLRSSSFESHDVKMLLSNAITNQDTCLDGFSRCRNDNENNNDMSVALPKNLKESILNISNNLSNSLDMLQVMSRKNPSRESSDVDVKYPGWVSEFDQRLLQAPVQETSFNLSVAKDGTGNFTTISAAVSAAPNSSETRFIIYIKGGEYFENVEVPKKKTMIMFVGDGIGKTVIKANRNCVDGWPTFRTATVGVKGKGFIAKDITFVNFAGPAKKQAVALRSGSDLSAFYRCAFYGYQDTLYVHSAKQFYRECDIYGTIDFICGNAAVVFQNCSLYARRPIPHQKIAFTAQSRNGSAQPTGISIIHSRILAAPDLIPVKGNFTAYFGRPWRNYSRTAIIKSYIDDLINPSGWLEWNKSSALEPLYYGEYMNEGPGANMTERVKWSGFRRIENSTEATQFTVGQFINGDTWLNSTGIPFSLGF, encoded by the exons atgaacaatCCAATtagaaataaaccaaaacacTTATTTTTCAACTTACTGCCGTTAACCTATCACCTAATCTTCTTATCCGCCGTCGTTTCATCTCATTCAGCATCATACACCACTCACAAAACACAGCATTTGACCGGAACCAAAGTCACCCCTGAGCTCGTAATcgccaccttaaaccaaaccatcTTAAAG GTTAGTGTCGCTTCCTCCAGCTTCTCCGACCTCCAAAACCGTTTTGGTCCAAACCTAAGCAGCCGTGAACGTTGCGCATTAGAAGACTGTCTTGGTCTACTCGACGACACCATCTCAGATCTCCAAGCCGCACTCTCTAACCTCCGATCTTCATCCTTTGAGTCCCATGACGTCAAAATGTTGCTCAGCAACGCCATCACAAACCAAGACACGTGTCTAGATGGTTTCTCGAGATGTCGCAATGACAATGAGAATAACAATGATATGAGTGTTGCATTGCCTAAGAACTTGAAGGAGAGCATCTTAAACATCTCTAACAACCTCAGTAATTCCCTCGACATGCTTCAGGTGATGTCGAGGAAGAACCCGTCCCGGGAATCATCTGACGTTGACGTTAAGTACCCGGGTTGGGTCTCAGAGTTTGACCAGAGACTCCTTCAAGCTCCAGTACAAGAGACCAGTTTCAATCTCTCGGTGGCGAAGGATGGAACCGGAAACTTCACAACCATTAGTGCCGCCGTCTCTGCCGCTCCAAACTCTAGCGAAACTAG atttattatttatataaaaggTGGAGAATATTTTGAGAACGTCGAAGtaccgaagaagaagacaatgataATGTTTGTCGGAGACGGTATCGGAAAAACAGTCATAAAAGCAAACCGCAACTGCGTTGATGGATGGCCAACTTTTCGAACTGCTACCGTAG GCGTGAAAGGGAAAGGCTTCATAGCTAAGGACATAACATTCGTGAATTTTGCTGGACCGGCCAAAAAACAGGCTGTGGCATTGCGAAGCGGCTCTGATCTCTCTGCCTTCTACCGTTGCGCGTTCTATGGTTACCAAGACACCCTTTATGTTCATTCAGCCAAACAGTTTTACCGAGAATGCGATATATATGGTACAATCGATTTCATATGCGGCAACGCGGCTGTTGTGTTCCAGAACTGTAGTCTTTATGCTCGTAGACCAATTCCTCACCAGAAGATTGCATTTACCGCTCAAAGCCGCAATGGGTCGGCCCAGCCCACTGGTATATCTATAATCCATAGTAGAATCTTGGCCGCACCTGATCTGATCCCTGTGAAAGGTAACTTCACGGCGTACTTCGGTCGACCATGGAGAAACTATTCTAGGACGGCtatcataaaatcatatattgatGATCTCATAAATCCTTCTGGATGGTTGGAGTGGAATAAAAGTTCTGCACTTGAACCCTTATACTATGGAGAGTACATGAATGAAGGGCCTGGTGCAAACATGACAGAGCGGGTCAAATGGTCCGGTTTTAGACGCATCGAAAACTCAACTGAGGCAACCCAATTCACCGTCGGTCAATTTATCAATGGTGACACATGGCTTAATTCTACTGGTATCCCTTTTAGTCTCGGCTTCTAA
- the LOC104737551 gene encoding probable pectinesterase/pectinesterase inhibitor 39 isoform X1 encodes MNNPIRNKPKHLFFNLLPLTYHLIFLSAVVSSHSASYTTHKTQHLTGTKVTPELVIATLNQTILKVSVASSSFSDLQNRFGPNLSSRERCALEDCLGLLDDTISDLQAALSNLRSSSFESHDVKMLLSNAITNQDTCLDGFSRCRNDNENNNDMSVALPKNLKESILNISNNLSNSLDMLQVMSRKNPSRESSDVDVKYPGWVSEFDQRLLQAPVQETSFNLSVAKDGTGNFTTISAAVSAAPNSSETRFIIYIKGGEYFENVEVPKKKTMIMFVGDGIGKTVIKANRNCVDGWPTFRTATVGVKGKGFIAKDITFVNFAGPAKKQAVALRSGSDLSAFYRCAFYGYQDTLYVHSAKQFYRECDIYGTIDFICGNAAVVFQNCSLYARRPIPHQKIAFTAQSRNGSAQPTGISIIHSRILAAPDLIPVKGNFTAYFGRPWRNYSRTAIIKSYIDDLINPSGWLEWNKSSALEPLYYGEYMNEGPGANMTERVKWSGFRRIENSTEATQFTVGQFINGDTWLNSTGIPFSLGF; translated from the exons atgaacaatCCAATtagaaataaaccaaaacacTTATTTTTCAACTTACTGCCGTTAACCTATCACCTAATCTTCTTATCCGCCGTCGTTTCATCTCATTCAGCATCATACACCACTCACAAAACACAGCATTTGACCGGAACCAAAGTCACCCCTGAGCTCGTAATcgccaccttaaaccaaaccatcTTAAAGGTTAGTGTCGCTTCCTCCAGCTTCTCCGACCTCCAAAACCGTTTTGGTCCAAACCTAAGCAGCCGTGAACGTTGCGCATTAGAAGACTGTCTTGGTCTACTCGACGACACCATCTCAGATCTCCAAGCCGCACTCTCTAACCTCCGATCTTCATCCTTTGAGTCCCATGACGTCAAAATGTTGCTCAGCAACGCCATCACAAACCAAGACACGTGTCTAGATGGTTTCTCGAGATGTCGCAATGACAATGAGAATAACAATGATATGAGTGTTGCATTGCCTAAGAACTTGAAGGAGAGCATCTTAAACATCTCTAACAACCTCAGTAATTCCCTCGACATGCTTCAGGTGATGTCGAGGAAGAACCCGTCCCGGGAATCATCTGACGTTGACGTTAAGTACCCGGGTTGGGTCTCAGAGTTTGACCAGAGACTCCTTCAAGCTCCAGTACAAGAGACCAGTTTCAATCTCTCGGTGGCGAAGGATGGAACCGGAAACTTCACAACCATTAGTGCCGCCGTCTCTGCCGCTCCAAACTCTAGCGAAACTAG atttattatttatataaaaggTGGAGAATATTTTGAGAACGTCGAAGtaccgaagaagaagacaatgataATGTTTGTCGGAGACGGTATCGGAAAAACAGTCATAAAAGCAAACCGCAACTGCGTTGATGGATGGCCAACTTTTCGAACTGCTACCGTAG GCGTGAAAGGGAAAGGCTTCATAGCTAAGGACATAACATTCGTGAATTTTGCTGGACCGGCCAAAAAACAGGCTGTGGCATTGCGAAGCGGCTCTGATCTCTCTGCCTTCTACCGTTGCGCGTTCTATGGTTACCAAGACACCCTTTATGTTCATTCAGCCAAACAGTTTTACCGAGAATGCGATATATATGGTACAATCGATTTCATATGCGGCAACGCGGCTGTTGTGTTCCAGAACTGTAGTCTTTATGCTCGTAGACCAATTCCTCACCAGAAGATTGCATTTACCGCTCAAAGCCGCAATGGGTCGGCCCAGCCCACTGGTATATCTATAATCCATAGTAGAATCTTGGCCGCACCTGATCTGATCCCTGTGAAAGGTAACTTCACGGCGTACTTCGGTCGACCATGGAGAAACTATTCTAGGACGGCtatcataaaatcatatattgatGATCTCATAAATCCTTCTGGATGGTTGGAGTGGAATAAAAGTTCTGCACTTGAACCCTTATACTATGGAGAGTACATGAATGAAGGGCCTGGTGCAAACATGACAGAGCGGGTCAAATGGTCCGGTTTTAGACGCATCGAAAACTCAACTGAGGCAACCCAATTCACCGTCGGTCAATTTATCAATGGTGACACATGGCTTAATTCTACTGGTATCCCTTTTAGTCTCGGCTTCTAA